From Mauremys mutica isolate MM-2020 ecotype Southern chromosome 15, ASM2049712v1, whole genome shotgun sequence, one genomic window encodes:
- the LOC123350504 gene encoding prolactin-releasing peptide receptor-like, which translates to MEPNGSSPRPGNTSHPEDLFAGLELLLHFKPLFIPLYCLLVAVACLGNAFLVGCIAASKKLHNATNFFLGNLSLGDLLMCLTCVPLTASYAFEGRGWLFGRAMCHAVALLQAATVYVSVLSLAAIAVDRYVVVAYPVRRRIAPRYCGLVVLAIWALALALAAPPAWHTSYVDLRPIGHDLIICEEFWRHMERQRLVYSCAMLLLSYVVPLLAVTVSYCSISAHLRRRSLPGLANLSQARWDKKKHKTFLLLVVSVLVFALCWLPLQVLNLLRDLDPDFTLLGKRYVNLAQVSCHLVAMSSACYNPFIYASLHRKCRAHLRGSVRHRQRHIGQCARANTCLSLLPDAPGLGQGDRAARDNAV; encoded by the coding sequence ATGGAGCCCAATGGCAGCAGCCCCCGGCCGGGTAACACCAGCCACCCCGAGGATCTCTTCGCcggcctggagctgctgctgcacttCAAGCCCCTCTTCATCCCCCTCTACTGCCTCCTGGTGGCCGTGGCCTGCCTGGGCAACGCCTTCCTGGTGGGCTGCATCGCCGCCAGCAAGAAGCTGCACAACGCCACCAACTTCTTCCTGGGCAACCTGTCGCTGGGCGACCTGCTGATGTGCCTGACCTGCGTGCCCCTGACGGCCTCCTACGCCTTcgaggggcggggctggctctTCGGGCGCGCCATGTGCCACGCCGTGGCCCTGCTGCAGGCCGCCACCGTCTACGTCTCGGTGCTCTCGCTGGCGGCCATCGCCGTGGACCGCTACGTGGTGGTGGCCTACCCCGTGCGGCGGCGCATCGCCCCGCGCTACTGCGGCCTGGTGGTGTTGGCCATCTGggctctggccctggccctggccgccCCGCCCGCCTGGCACACCAGTTACGTGGATCTGCGGCCCATCGGACACGACTTGATCATCTGCGAGGAGTTCTGGAGGCACATGGAGAGGCAGCGGCTGGTCTACTCCTGCGCCATGCTGCTCCTCTCCTACGTGGTGCCCCTCCTGGCCGTCACCGTCTCCTACTGCTCCATCTCGGCCCACCTTCGCCGGAGGAGCCTGCCCGGCTTGGCCAACCTCAGCCAGGCCCGGTGGGACAAGAAGAAGCACAAGACCTTCCTGTTGCTGGTGGTTTCTGTCCTGGTCTTTGCCCTGTGCTGGCTGCCCCTGCAGGTCCTCAACCTCCTCCGGGACCTGGACCCCGATTTCACCCTCCTGGGCAAACGCTACGTCAACCTGGCCCAGGTCTCCTGCCACCTGGTCGCCATGAGCTCGGCCTGCTACAACCCCTTCATCTACGCCTCGCTGCACCGCAAGTGCCGAGCCCACCTGCGCGGCTCCGTCCGGCACAGGCAGCGGCACATCGGACAGTGCGCCCGCGCCAACACCTGCCTCAGCCTCCTGCCCGACGCCCCGGGGCTGGGACAGGGCGATCGAGCTGCCAGGGACAATGCGGTTTAG